In one Dermacentor albipictus isolate Rhodes 1998 colony chromosome 4, USDA_Dalb.pri_finalv2, whole genome shotgun sequence genomic region, the following are encoded:
- the LOC135903837 gene encoding sodium-coupled monocarboxylate transporter 2-like, with product MFTGLAMALWVAVGRMLYPARPTAARTTLGACTLNYTVRVLPQRTYYSGGIYDLYNVSYMWIPVISFFVTLVVAIFFTVICGFKKSAYVDPRFIAPCMRKIYLKTKTQEKQQPAKEPKHVPMKPEEKPCDRPQELSVITSNGTGYVNNAMTDDDAVKRTVI from the exons ATGTTTACGGGCTTGGCGATGGCCTTGTGGGTGGCTGTTGGACGCATGCTGTACCCCGCCAGGCCCACTGCTGCCCGCACCACTCTAGGGGCCTGCACGTTGAACTACACCGTCCGTGTCCTTCCACAGCGGACTTACTACTCGGG GGGCATATACGACCTCTACAACGTGTCGTATATGTGGATTCCGGTCATAAGCTTTTTCGTCACGCTCGTGGTAGCCATCTTCTTCACGGTTATTTGCG GCTTTAAGAAGTCTGCCTACGTAGATCCACGCTTCATAGCACCATGCATGAGGAAAATCTACCTGAAGACTAAGACCCAGGAGAAACAACAGCCAGCCAAGGAACCGAAACATGTGCCGATGAAGCCGGAG GAGAAACCCTGTGACAGACCACAGGAGCTCAGCGTGATCACGAGTAATGGGACCGGTTACGTGAACAACGCTATGACGGATGACGACGCCGTGAAGCGGACCGTAATTTAG